The following coding sequences lie in one Rhodococcus rhodochrous genomic window:
- a CDS encoding GntR family transcriptional regulator yields MTEPSYARLSRRLREDIEAGVYREGIRLPTEAELTEQHGVSRQTVRRAFQDLVADGIVYRVPGRGTFARESTGRYLRQLGSIEDLMNLSTDTMMEIVTPLRRQVDIEAASRLRLDTDLLYTVSFRRLYDVVPFVFTTVYLPESVGRAVLEAPEVAAGASSTYTMIGLVEPHLDLPIVQADQSITVAAAPAAAAAAVGCEPGHPMLRVDRLYSNEREEPTELAISYFLPEHYTYRVTLRRR; encoded by the coding sequence GTGACGGAACCGTCCTATGCGCGGTTGTCGCGCCGCCTGAGGGAGGACATCGAAGCGGGTGTGTACCGCGAGGGTATCCGACTGCCGACGGAGGCCGAGCTCACCGAACAGCACGGCGTCAGCAGGCAGACGGTGCGACGGGCGTTCCAGGACCTGGTGGCCGACGGCATCGTGTACCGGGTACCCGGACGTGGCACCTTCGCCCGTGAGTCCACCGGACGGTATTTGCGCCAGCTCGGTTCGATCGAAGACCTGATGAACCTGTCGACGGACACGATGATGGAGATCGTCACGCCGCTGCGGCGTCAGGTCGACATCGAGGCGGCCAGCAGGTTACGGCTCGACACCGACCTGCTCTACACGGTGTCGTTCCGTCGCCTGTACGACGTGGTGCCGTTCGTGTTCACCACGGTCTACCTGCCCGAGTCCGTGGGCCGGGCGGTGCTGGAGGCACCCGAGGTCGCGGCGGGGGCCTCCAGTACGTACACGATGATCGGCCTCGTCGAACCGCATCTCGACCTCCCGATCGTGCAGGCCGATCAGTCCATCACCGTCGCGGCGGCGCCCGCAGCGGCCGCCGCCGCGGTGGGGTGCGAGCCGGGGCATCCGATGCTGCGGGTCGATCGGTTGTACTCGAACGAGCGCGAGGAGCCGACGGAACTCGCGATCAGCTACTTCCTGCCGGAGCACTACACCTACCGGGTCACCCTCCGGCGTCGGTGA
- a CDS encoding CaiB/BaiF CoA transferase family protein, with the protein MAVHSDAGAAATPSNTLPLAGITVVSIEQAVAAPFATRQLADLGARVIKIERPDGGDFARRYDETVHGQSSYFVWLNRSKESVTLDLKSAEGRDILERLLATADVFVQNLAPGAAARMHLDADSLRQRHPALIPCDISGYGNTGPWSDRKAYDMLVQGETGLISLTGPADCPSKTGVSIADIAAGMYAYSGILSALYTRATTGTVRAVEVALFEALGEWMGSPAYYTEYGENQPERVGAAHATIVPYGPFPTADGEVLLAVQNDREWVSLCTKVLGDPDLATDERFHSNSTRVERRAECNEVIAQRTRLLSTAELLAQLDAAAIANGRLGSVSDFLDHPSLAGRDRWRQVDTPGGVVRALLPPATLSGIEPRFDPVPAHGAHTDAVLTELGYSPDAITALRTAATV; encoded by the coding sequence ATGGCCGTACATTCTGATGCCGGCGCAGCCGCCACTCCCTCGAACACCCTTCCCCTCGCGGGCATCACCGTCGTGAGCATCGAGCAGGCCGTGGCCGCCCCGTTCGCCACCCGGCAACTCGCCGACCTCGGCGCCCGCGTCATCAAGATCGAACGACCCGACGGCGGCGACTTCGCCCGCCGCTACGACGAGACCGTCCACGGCCAGTCCAGCTACTTCGTCTGGCTCAACCGCTCCAAGGAATCCGTCACGCTCGACCTGAAATCCGCCGAGGGACGCGACATCCTCGAGCGCCTGCTGGCCACCGCGGACGTGTTCGTGCAGAACCTCGCGCCGGGCGCCGCAGCTCGCATGCATCTCGACGCCGACTCGCTCCGGCAACGCCACCCGGCGCTGATCCCCTGCGACATCTCCGGATACGGCAACACCGGCCCCTGGTCGGACCGCAAGGCCTACGACATGCTGGTGCAGGGCGAAACCGGCCTGATCTCGCTGACCGGCCCGGCCGACTGCCCGTCGAAGACCGGCGTCTCGATAGCGGACATCGCCGCGGGCATGTACGCCTACAGCGGCATCCTGTCCGCCCTGTACACCCGTGCGACCACCGGCACCGTCCGCGCGGTCGAGGTCGCCCTGTTCGAGGCACTCGGCGAGTGGATGGGATCACCCGCCTACTACACGGAGTACGGCGAAAACCAACCCGAGCGCGTCGGCGCCGCGCATGCCACGATCGTCCCCTACGGTCCCTTCCCGACTGCCGACGGCGAGGTTCTGCTCGCGGTCCAGAACGACCGGGAGTGGGTCTCACTCTGCACGAAGGTGCTCGGCGACCCGGACCTGGCCACCGATGAACGCTTCCACAGCAATTCGACGCGCGTCGAGCGCCGCGCGGAGTGCAACGAGGTGATCGCCCAGCGGACCCGCCTGCTGAGCACCGCCGAACTCCTCGCGCAGCTCGACGCCGCGGCGATCGCCAACGGCCGCCTCGGCTCGGTGTCCGACTTCCTCGACCACCCCTCGCTCGCGGGCCGGGACCGCTGGCGGCAGGTCGACACCCCCGGCGGCGTCGTCCGCGCACTGCTGCCGCCCGCCACCCTGAGCGGGATCGAACCGCGCTTCGACCCCGTCCCGGCGCACGGCGCCCACACGGACGCCGTCCTGACCGAACTCGGCTATTCGCCCGACGCGATCACCGCACTGCGCACCGCCGCCACGGTCTGA
- a CDS encoding AraC family transcriptional regulator, producing MGFYIKKMVVMQDTLLKTVGKVVPCGVIQHSASHLDEARVAVAENFYPHHLEALATDSGLNMSLKTVQLGGVTLGRLAYGAEVSLDFGELSNAYHISIPLSGRVEAVAGRQVSVSMPGLASVYLPVGPTKISRWSADCAQYGVKIDREYLEAELTTLVGHPVRTPVKFDPLVDLTRGPAESWLSLILTLAADLDREAGVLYDPLMSSSLAQAVTTGFLLASGHDHQESLQELRRPVRPRIVKRAVDAIHASPEKPFTVNDLAEVAGASVRSLQDGFRQHLGVPPMTYLRSVRLERVHEELSRNDADKPTVADVAHRWGFGHLGRFAAEYRRRYGETPSRTLNGG from the coding sequence TTGGGCTTCTACATCAAGAAAATGGTTGTGATGCAAGACACACTCTTGAAGACCGTGGGCAAAGTTGTCCCGTGTGGAGTGATTCAGCACAGTGCGTCGCATCTGGACGAGGCGCGCGTGGCTGTGGCCGAGAATTTTTATCCCCATCATTTGGAGGCCTTGGCTACCGACTCGGGTCTGAATATGTCGCTAAAGACTGTTCAGCTCGGAGGCGTCACCTTAGGCCGTCTCGCCTACGGCGCCGAAGTGAGCCTTGACTTCGGTGAGCTGAGCAATGCCTACCATATCAGCATCCCGCTGTCCGGGCGCGTGGAGGCCGTAGCTGGCCGACAGGTTAGTGTTTCCATGCCCGGGCTGGCTTCTGTTTATCTCCCGGTGGGACCGACGAAGATTTCCCGGTGGAGCGCCGATTGCGCACAGTACGGCGTAAAAATCGACCGCGAATATCTCGAAGCTGAACTGACGACTTTGGTCGGGCACCCCGTTCGTACTCCCGTAAAGTTCGATCCGCTGGTGGACCTGACCCGAGGACCAGCGGAAAGCTGGCTCTCGCTGATCCTCACGCTTGCCGCCGATCTCGACCGCGAGGCGGGAGTGCTTTATGACCCGCTGATGTCGAGTTCGCTCGCGCAAGCGGTGACGACCGGCTTTCTCCTTGCCTCGGGCCACGACCATCAAGAATCACTGCAGGAACTTCGTCGTCCCGTCCGTCCTCGCATCGTCAAACGCGCCGTCGACGCGATACATGCCAGTCCTGAAAAACCGTTCACGGTCAATGACCTGGCCGAAGTGGCCGGCGCAAGTGTGCGCAGCCTGCAGGACGGTTTCCGACAGCACCTCGGAGTTCCACCGATGACCTATCTCCGGAGCGTCCGACTCGAGCGCGTCCACGAGGAGCTGAGCCGAAATGACGCCGACAAGCCCACAGTGGCCGACGTGGCACATCGCTGGGGCTTCGGGCACCTAGGCAGATTCGCTGCGGAGTACCGCAGACGCTACGGCGAGACACCGTCCCGTACCCTCAACGGCGGCTGA
- a CDS encoding IS6 family transposase, whose product MPSYKGHRYPVEIINHCVWLYFRFPLSFREVEEMMLERGVLVSYETIRRWCAKFGQAYANQLRRRRARTGDKWHLDEVFIRINGTQHYLWRAVDQDGNVFDVLVQSRRNTQAAKKFFRKLLKGLRYVPRVLVTDKLASYQVAHREMLASVEHRRSKYVNNRAENSHQPTRQREHAMKRFTSPGHAQRFLSAFSGISPHFRPNRHRLSAPEWRTEMADRFAVWQEVTATDAAA is encoded by the coding sequence ATGCCGTCGTACAAAGGCCACCGCTACCCGGTCGAGATCATCAACCACTGCGTGTGGTTGTACTTCCGCTTCCCGCTCAGCTTCCGTGAGGTCGAGGAGATGATGCTCGAACGCGGTGTCCTGGTCAGCTACGAGACCATCCGGCGGTGGTGCGCCAAGTTCGGGCAGGCCTACGCCAACCAGCTGCGCCGACGGCGGGCGCGGACCGGTGACAAATGGCATCTCGACGAGGTTTTCATCCGCATCAACGGCACCCAGCACTACCTGTGGCGCGCGGTCGACCAGGACGGCAACGTCTTCGACGTGCTGGTCCAGTCCCGCCGAAACACCCAGGCAGCCAAGAAATTCTTCCGCAAGCTGCTCAAGGGCCTGCGATACGTGCCGCGGGTGCTGGTCACCGACAAGCTCGCCAGCTACCAGGTGGCGCACCGCGAGATGCTGGCCTCGGTCGAGCATCGCCGATCGAAGTATGTGAACAATCGAGCCGAGAACTCGCATCAACCCACCAGGCAGCGGGAACATGCGATGAAGCGCTTCACATCGCCCGGGCACGCGCAACGATTCCTGTCCGCTTTCTCGGGCATCTCACCGCATTTCCGGCCCAACCGGCACAGACTCTCGGCGCCCGAATGGCGTACCGAGATGGCCGACCGCTTCGCGGTCTGGCAGGAAGTCACCGCGACCGATGCCGCCGCCTGA
- a CDS encoding acyl-CoA dehydrogenase family protein, with the protein MSYHLNDEEAFLVKTVREFIDREVKPSVQEVEHANDYPEKWIEQMKQIGIYGLAVPEEYGGTPVSMPCYVQVTEELARGWMSLSGAMGGHTVVAKLVGLFGTEEQKQRYLPKLATGEIRATMALTEPGGGSDLQAMTTTAKTDGDDLVINGAKTWITNARRAGLIALLCKTDPSATPRHKGISVVLVEHGPGLTVSRDLPKLGYKGVESCELSFDNYRIPATAILGGEAGRGFGQMMKGLETGRIQVASRALGVAAAALEDSLAYAQQRESFGQPIWKHQSIGNYLADMATKLTAARQLTRFAAEKYDAGDRCDMEAGMAKLYASEVAMDIALNAVRIHGGYGYSTEYDVERYFRDAPLMIVGEGTNEIQRNVIASQLVARGGL; encoded by the coding sequence GTGAGTTACCACCTGAACGACGAAGAGGCCTTCCTGGTCAAGACAGTGCGCGAGTTCATCGATCGGGAGGTCAAACCATCGGTGCAGGAAGTCGAGCACGCCAACGACTATCCCGAGAAGTGGATCGAACAGATGAAGCAGATCGGGATCTACGGACTGGCGGTGCCGGAGGAATACGGTGGAACACCGGTCTCGATGCCCTGCTACGTCCAGGTGACCGAGGAACTCGCCCGCGGATGGATGTCGCTGTCCGGCGCAATGGGCGGGCACACCGTCGTCGCCAAACTGGTCGGACTGTTCGGCACCGAGGAACAGAAGCAGCGGTACCTGCCGAAGCTCGCAACCGGGGAGATCCGGGCGACGATGGCGCTCACGGAACCGGGCGGGGGTTCCGACCTGCAGGCCATGACCACCACCGCGAAGACCGACGGCGACGATCTGGTGATCAACGGAGCGAAAACGTGGATCACCAACGCCCGGCGGGCGGGCCTGATCGCGCTGCTGTGCAAGACGGACCCGTCGGCGACGCCACGACACAAGGGCATCTCGGTGGTGCTGGTGGAGCACGGACCGGGACTCACCGTCTCACGAGACCTCCCCAAGCTCGGCTACAAGGGCGTGGAGAGCTGCGAGTTGTCGTTCGACAACTACCGCATTCCCGCGACCGCGATCCTCGGCGGCGAAGCTGGCCGAGGATTCGGGCAGATGATGAAGGGGTTGGAGACCGGCCGGATCCAGGTGGCTTCCCGTGCGCTCGGTGTCGCGGCGGCGGCGCTGGAGGACTCCCTCGCGTACGCGCAGCAGCGTGAGAGCTTCGGACAGCCGATCTGGAAGCACCAGTCGATCGGGAACTACCTGGCGGACATGGCCACGAAGCTGACGGCGGCGCGGCAGCTGACCCGGTTCGCGGCCGAGAAGTACGACGCCGGTGACCGGTGTGACATGGAGGCAGGGATGGCGAAGCTGTACGCCTCCGAGGTCGCCATGGACATCGCGCTCAATGCCGTCCGCATCCACGGCGGCTACGGCTACTCCACGGAGTACGACGTGGAACGGTACTTCCGGGACGCGCCCCTGATGATCGTCGGCGAGGGCACCAACGAGATCCAGCGCAACGTCATCGCATCCCAGCTGGTGGCCCGCGGCGGTCTCTGA